A genomic region of Caenorhabditis elegans chromosome V contains the following coding sequences:
- the nhr-110 gene encoding NR LBD domain-containing protein (Confirmed by transcript evidence): protein MSPENIQYDRDKFESILKSSKNNRHLQIPNTVESQLCISPLVSFSNRREKSSKCIDISQIVKKAVAKLLNPAMIRNIDSTSNLEQLTSGFKNLQSGQKENIPKIDHITLAHQTQHFNSSMCSAAVWLGYSDRFKTYSDMQKIKVLQAIWCIWGRLEGIVMTAKMRIIGKCEKEQFFLTSDTLIVYDNFSSDLDYCSTYPFEEMKYFFIPREMFHEDVISELVKVQPDDVETTYLMSVVCLQLTGKRYGGLIQEEMEQFQDILSNDLHEYYINNKMPKYLLRIKQLMRVKEMFLRNLNIRMEKYKIAGVFNVFNRPISNLEFFTVPI, encoded by the exons ATGTCCCCCGAGA ATATTCAATATGATCGGGACAAGTTCGAATCTATacttaaaagttcaaaaaataatcgtCATCTTCAGATTCCGAAC ACAGTGGAATCGCAACTTTGTATTAGTCCTCTTGTTTCGTTTTCCAATAGAcgcgaaaaaagttcaaaatgcaTCGATATTTCTCAAATTGTCAAGAAAGCTGTAGCTAAACTACTGAACCCTGcaatgatcagaaatattGACTCGACAAGTAACTTGGAGCAACTGACATCGGGGTTTAAAAATCTCCAATCAGGTCAAAAAGAGAACATACCTAAAATTGATCACATCACCTTGGCACATCAAACACAACATTTTAATAGCAGCATGTGTAGCGCTGCAGTATGGTTGGGTTACTCAGATAGGTTTAAAACTTATAGTGAcatgcaaaaaatcaaagttctCCAAGCAATATGGTGTATTTGGGGACGTCTTGAAGGCATAGTGATGACAGCAAAAATGAGGATTATAGGAAAATGTGAGAAAGAG caattttttttgacatctGATACACTTATTGTCTACGATAATTTCTCATCTGATCTAGATTATTGTTCTACATACCCATTCGAAGAAATGAAATA ctttttcattCCCCGTGAAATGTTCCACGAGGATGTTATATCCGAGTTGGTAAAGGTACAGCCAGATGATGTTGAGACCACTTATTTGATGTCTGTTGTATGCCTTCAGTTAACag gcAAACGATATGGCGGCTTAATTCAAGAAGAAATGGAACAATTTCAAGACATTTTGTCAAACGACCTACATGAATATTACATCAATAACAAGATGCCAAAATACCTATTGCGAATCAAACAGCTGATGCGAGTGAAGgaaatgtttttgagaaatttgaacattCGAATGGAAAAGTACAAGATTGCAGGGGTCTTCAATGTTTTCAACCGTCCAATTTCTAACTTAGAGTTTTTCACCGTTCCTAtctaa
- the nhr-237 gene encoding NR LBD domain-containing protein (Partially confirmed by transcript evidence), with translation MCGCCSFWSAFIACAAFFRRKVAAGKPLSSSRCSGSCKLENQVLRRLCAKCRYEKCVQVGMRTSAVLSRLAVKSEPEFESLLDQIKLAYERLQMARKEAFHTEGHIPKMIKYQEMHKMCSFDLQLVSQHFTSIFQSLTPISEAQKVTLGEYFTVPFVLLDGSYRSVESDYIVFPNGDYVDAQNIDAFYQNPDEKDESIGSSVASILEPYWRLHHQTLWEQMKKVKPSLIEFLVLSAFIFWDFGLQGQSEECIKVCNQLRARVNAELSTYEKTFYTAGDYSLRVAEVVYLLQSVQKSLAIMHSCKTLGYVFDFRDRTCPLNDNLEKTHSK, from the exons ATGTGCGGATGCTGTTCATTTTGGAGCGCTTTCAT AGCATGTGCAGCGTTTTTTCGTCGAAAGGTGGCTGCTGGCAAGCCACTCTCATCGAGCCGATGTAGTGGAAGTTGCAAATTGGAAAACCAAGTTCTGAGAAGGTTATGTGCAAAATGCCGTTACGAGAAGTGTGTGCAGGTTGGAATGAGGACGTCAGCAGTGTTATCTAGATTAGCTGTAAAATCAGAACCTGAATTTGAAAGCCTATTGGACCAAATTAAATTGGCTTATGAAAGATTGCAAATGGCACGAAAAGAAGCGTTTCATACTGAG gGTCACATCCCGAAAATGATCAAATACCAGGAAATGCACAAAATGTGCTCTTTTGATTTACAATTAGTATCTCAACATTTcacttccatttttcaatcgTTAACCCCAATCAGTGAAGCCCAGAAAGTCACACTCGGAGAATACTTTACTGTTCCATTTGTATTACTTGATGGATCATACCGATCGGTTG AAAGTGATTATATTGTTTTCCCTAATGGAGATTATGTAGACGCCCAGAACATCGATGCTTTTTATCAAAATCCTGATGAAAAAGATGAATCAATTGGATCAAGTGTCGCGAGTATTTTGGAACCATACTGGAGGCTTCACCATCAAACTCTCTGGGAGCAGATGAAAAAAGTTAAGCCCAGTCTAATTGAATTTCTGGTTTTGAGTGCATTTATATTCTGGGACTTTG GACTACAAGGTCAAAGTGAAGAATGCATTAAAGTGTGCAATCAACTCCGTGCTAGAGTAAATGCAGAGTTATCGACGTATGAGAAAACGTTTTATACTGCTGGAGACTATTCGCTGCGAGTTGCTGAAGTCGTATATCTACTCCAAAGCGTTCAAAAATCCTTGGCAATTATGCATTCGTGTAAAACGCTTGGATATGTGTTCGATTTTCGAGACAGAACGTGTCCGTTAAACGATAATCTTGAGAAAACtcactcaaaataa
- the nhr-237 gene encoding NR LBD domain-containing protein (Confirmed by transcript evidence) has translation MEIPTPHQICRVCGECADAVHFGALSCRACAAFFRRKVAAGKPLSSSRCSGSCKLENQVLRRLCAKCRYEKCVQVGMRTSAVLSRLAVKSEPEFESLLDQIKLAYERLQMARKEAFHTEGHIPKMIKYQEMHKMCSFDLQLVSQHFTSIFQSLTPISEAQKVTLGEYFTVPFVLLDGSYRSVESDYIVFPNGDYVDAQNIDAFYQNPDEKDESIGSSVASILEPYWRLHHQTLWEQMKKVKPSLIEFLVLSAFIFWDFGLQGQSEECIKVCNQLRARVNAELSTYEKTFYTAGDYSLRVAEVVYLLQSVQKSLAIMHSCKTLGYVFDFRDRTCPLNDNLEKTHSK, from the exons ATGGAAATACCTACCCCTCATCAGATTTGTAGGGTCTGTGGAGAATGTGCGGATGCTGTTCATTTTGGAGCGCTTTCATGTAG AGCATGTGCAGCGTTTTTTCGTCGAAAGGTGGCTGCTGGCAAGCCACTCTCATCGAGCCGATGTAGTGGAAGTTGCAAATTGGAAAACCAAGTTCTGAGAAGGTTATGTGCAAAATGCCGTTACGAGAAGTGTGTGCAGGTTGGAATGAGGACGTCAGCAGTGTTATCTAGATTAGCTGTAAAATCAGAACCTGAATTTGAAAGCCTATTGGACCAAATTAAATTGGCTTATGAAAGATTGCAAATGGCACGAAAAGAAGCGTTTCATACTGAG gGTCACATCCCGAAAATGATCAAATACCAGGAAATGCACAAAATGTGCTCTTTTGATTTACAATTAGTATCTCAACATTTcacttccatttttcaatcgTTAACCCCAATCAGTGAAGCCCAGAAAGTCACACTCGGAGAATACTTTACTGTTCCATTTGTATTACTTGATGGATCATACCGATCGGTTG AAAGTGATTATATTGTTTTCCCTAATGGAGATTATGTAGACGCCCAGAACATCGATGCTTTTTATCAAAATCCTGATGAAAAAGATGAATCAATTGGATCAAGTGTCGCGAGTATTTTGGAACCATACTGGAGGCTTCACCATCAAACTCTCTGGGAGCAGATGAAAAAAGTTAAGCCCAGTCTAATTGAATTTCTGGTTTTGAGTGCATTTATATTCTGGGACTTTG GACTACAAGGTCAAAGTGAAGAATGCATTAAAGTGTGCAATCAACTCCGTGCTAGAGTAAATGCAGAGTTATCGACGTATGAGAAAACGTTTTATACTGCTGGAGACTATTCGCTGCGAGTTGCTGAAGTCGTATATCTACTCCAAAGCGTTCAAAAATCCTTGGCAATTATGCATTCGTGTAAAACGCTTGGATATGTGTTCGATTTTCGAGACAGAACGTGTCCGTTAAACGATAATCTTGAGAAAACtcactcaaaataa
- the irld-17 gene encoding Receptor L-domain domain-containing protein (Predicted), which yields MLLIFLIFISIAQCAQELSDIEKIEQAYDCDPKCWFREAEVNSSTITQWPVNCTEVCGIMNFNAGSDLPVFELQTYFKNLRVLKGVLQFSYTKYASIEFLLSLEEIHCDAVTLGVSFSFNSNLEVLNFNNLTNITCDFYAYNNTILDGTEFCDRYADLALMFVYNNFKNCKGCVSDQLHSTELDKFRGCTAIVNTMFFMFFNVYTTQPPIDLSPLSDIQNISGCLNFYSTDLHDFSFFEKLENIKSNKYANVDINIFESYNLTRFRMPALKTIETTRDNFIINVEKVHDDFCFTPSEMLFFLKNEVIFSKIEAKICQNVTEEDGEDDCIFDGMSKLDNNCSDVLGKITIGSGDEAYVEKLRNVKNIYGGIRIENTNLTNLEFLGSLEYVASLNDSAVPFQISSNKLLQNASLPNLKRVFSTSRYQIGFQENGNDFLNSTACLFLMNQLFLTNVVFDGNECEAIDRTNQNNGANWIFRLNFFILLLWVSL from the exons ATGCTTCtcatatttctaatttttatatcGATTGCTCAATGTGCACAAGAATTGAGTgatattgagaaaattgagcaaGCTTATGATTGTG ATCCCAAATGCTGGTTCCGTGAAGCCGAAGTCAACTCATCTACAATAACACAGTGGCCTGTGAACTGTACCGAAGTATGTGGAATTATGAATTTCAATGCCGGATCTGACCTCCCCGTGTTCGAACTACagacttattttaaaaatttgagagttttgaaaggagttcttcaattttcatataCAAAATACGCGAGTATCGAGTTTCTTTTGAGCTTAGAGGAAATTCATTGCGATGCAG taacGCTCGGTGTGTCATTCTCATTCAATTCAAATCTTGAAGTGCTAAACTTTAATAACCTGACAAATATAACATGCGATTTTTATGCTTATAACAACACAATCTTAGATGGAACGGAGTTTTGTGATCGATATGCAGACCTTGCTCTAATGTTTGTatacaacaattttaaaaattgcaaag GATGCGTTTCTGATCAACTACACTCAACTGAACTTGACAAATTCCGAGGGTGTACGGCAATAGTGAATACAatgtttttcatgtttttcaacGTTTATACCACCCAACCACCTATTGATTTATCCCCTCTTAGTGATATTCAAAACATCAGTGGTTGTCTCAATTTCTACTCGACCGATTTGCAtgacttttcttttttcgaaaagttggaaaatatcAAGTCAAATAAATATGCAAATGTGGACATTAATATTTTCGAAAGTTATAATCTTACAAGATTCCGCATGCCAGCTTTAAAA actatCGAAACAACCAGAGACAACTTTATAATAAACGTGGAAAAAGTTCACGACGACTTTTGTTTCACGCCCTCCGAAATGctctttttcttgaaaaatgaagtgaTATTCAGTAAAATTGAAgcgaaaatttgtcaaaacgtGACGGAAGAGGACGGCGAAGACGATTGTATTTTCGATGGAATGAGCAAACTTGATAACAATTGCAGCGATGTATTAGGGAAAATAACGATAGGCTCTGGAGATGAAGCATATGttgaaaaactgagaaatgtgaaaaatatctATGGAGGAATAAGGATTGAGAACACGAACTTGACAAACTTGGAGTTTTTGGGGAGTTTGGAATATGTTGCAAGCTTGAATG ATTCTGCCGTTCCTTTTCAAATAAGCTCAAACAAGCTTCTACAGAATGCCAGCTTACCCAATTTGAAG cgaGTATTTTCCACAAGCAGATATCAAATCGGATTTCAAGAGAATGGAAATGATTTTCTCAACTCGACTGCTTGTCTTTTCCTTAtgaatcaattatttttgacaaaCGTTGTTTTTGATGGAAATGAGTGTG aagcCATTGACAGAACCAATCAGAACAATGGTGCCaattggattttcagattgaatttttttattttattgttatgGGTTTCACTCTAa
- the Y46H3D.8 gene encoding ShKT domain-containing protein (Predicted) translates to MSLTFVVVSVLALASGTEAAISGNYNCTTYNGTSFVYTPAAVACSNVISDASCQVLYAAPDTLYPAAGNDAERAYACYTTATATPAATVSDMVTAAISTCPKTCGFCCATSAYSCSNVAYPRLTCSSITAAQCASSVWRTIIAEDCPAACGFCNDGGCVDSVVACANDISICTTVGLQDFVNTYCQKTCSRCASSTTTASSSSSSCTSYTADSSSACASWAANGFCTNTFYTAATRKSYCATTCKLC, encoded by the exons ATGAGCCTCACCTTTGTCGTTGTTTCCGTTCTCGCTTTGGCTTCTGGAACCGAAGCTGCCATTTCTGGCAACTACAACTGTACCACCTATAATGGAACCTCg TTTGTCTACACTCCGGCAGCTGTCGCGTGCTCGAACGTCATCTCTGATGCTTCGTGTCAAGTTTTGTATGCTGCCCCAGACACCCTCTACCCAGCTGCTGGAAATGATGCGGAGAGAGCGTATGCTTGCTACACCACGGCCACGGCCACTCCAGCGGCGACTGTAAGTGATATGGTTACTGCTGCAATTTCCACGTGCCCAAAGACTTGCGGCTTTTGCTGTGCCACCAGTGCATATTCCTGCTCTAATGTTGCTT ACCCACGTCTCACGTGCTCCTCCATCACAGCTGCTCAGTGTGCTTCATCCGTCTGGCGTACCATCATTGCCGAAGACTGTCCAGCCGCTTGTGGATTCTGTAACGACGGAGGATGTGTCGACTCTGTTGTGGCCTGCGCCAACGACATCTCCATCTGTACCACCGTCGGACTCCAAGACTTCGTGAACACCTACTGCCAGAAGACGTGCTCCAGATGCGCATCTTCCACCACAACTGCTTCTTCGTCTTCCAGCAGCTGCACTTCATACACCGCTGACTCCAGCTCTGCCTGTGCATCATGGGCCGCCAATGGATTCTGTACCAACACCTTCTACACTGCTGCTACTCGCAAGTCATATTGTGCCACGACTTGCAAACTTTGCTAG
- the nhr-238 gene encoding Nuclear receptor (Confirmed by transcript evidence), with protein sequence MMAKSVFCGVCEHSADVFHFGAICCEACAAFFRRLVSRSKTPTAICSGNCDLRNKIIRKLCSSCRYQKCLQIGMKESLVKSKKQKTSSSEKTILEELNEAYQNLLDLRKETFRNQEAKLTYFEEMDDVCSVDLSLVVETLVRTFYKMAPMEDDQQRLLVKNFLVEFMLMDMSFRSIDSNVIILANGNYVDVKNLDEHFQSTKIVSDESKAAEAKLYLKSYWEMAESQLVGRFQELRVDRNEHLLLCALLYWDFGLENQSEESSEICLKLRSRIFKELSNYERKQSSTEKQFSRTGDLILILQIIDKQMVSMYEYKTVSIIYDLCAKNCPLFRI encoded by the exons ATGATGGCTAAAAGCGTATTTTGTGGTGTTTGTGAGCATTCCGCAGATGTTTTCCACTTTGGTGCAATTTGTTGTGA agcgtGTGCTGCATTTTTCCGGCGACTAGTTTCTCGAAGCAAAACGCCAACGGCAATATGTTCTGGAAATTGCGAtttaagaaataaaataatcagaaaGCTTTGCTCAAGTTGCCGGTACCAAAAATGTCTTCAAATTGGGATGAAGGAGTCATTAGTGAAATCTAAGAAACAGAAAACTTCGAGCTCCGAGAAAACTATTCTGGAAGAGTTGAACGAAGCGTACCAAAATCTACTCGACTTGAGGAAAGAAACATTTCGAAACCAGGAAGCTAAACTGACATATTTCGAGGAAATGGATGATGTGTGTTCAGTGGATCTTAGTTTAGTAGTGGAGACATTGGTGAgaacattttataaaatggCGCCAATGGAAGATGATCAGCAGAGGCttcttgtcaaaaattttctggtgGAGTTTATGCTGATGGATATGTCATTCAGATCAATAG attccaATGTGATCATTCTTGCTAACGGGAACTATGTGgatgttaaaaatttagacGAGCACTTTCAAAGCACCAAAATAGTTTCCGACGAGTCAAAAGCTGCTGAAGCTAAact ctatctGAAATCATATTGGGAAATGGCTGAAAGTCAGCTCGTGGGAAGGTTTCAAGAACTTCGAGTTGATCGTAATGAGCATTTATTGTTGTGTGCCCTTCTTTATTGGGATTTCG GTCTGGAAAACCAATCAGAAGAAAGTTCGGAAATTTGTTTGAAGTTGCGATCCAGAATATTCAAGGAGTTATCGAATTACGAAAGAAAGCAATCGTCAACAGAGAAACAGTTTTCAAGGACCGGAGACCTTATTCTAATActtcaaataattgataaacAAATGGTTTCAATGTACGAGTATAAAACAGTATCCATAATTTATGAtttatgtgcaaaaaattgtccactttttcgaatttaa
- the nhr-110 gene encoding Nuclear receptor domain-containing protein (Confirmed by transcript evidence) produces the protein MDDSTVFCSSLQTDPVSASELGAIKCQVCFLPGHGIHFGAYTCRACAAFFRIVSISKSKCHFSPRPTHKCRNNSNCKPKIDGRWFCKTCRLTRCLSIGMSPENIQYDRDKFESILKSSKNNRHLQIPNTVESQLCISPLVSFSNRREKSSKCIDISQIVKKAVAKLLNPAMIRNIDSTSNLEQLTSGFKNLQSGQKENIPKIDHITLAHQTQHFNSSMCSAAVWLGYSDRFKTYSDMQKIKVLQAIWCIWGRLEGIVMTAKMRIIGKCEKEQFFLTSDTLIVYDNFSSDLDYCSTYPFEEMKYFFIPREMFHEDVISELVKVQPDDVETTYLMSVVCLQLTGKRYGGLIQEEMEQFQDILSNDLHEYYINNKMPKYLLRIKQLMRVKEMFLRNLNIRMEKYKIAGVFNVFNRPISNLEFFTVPI, from the exons ATGGATGACTCAACTGTATTTTGCTCATCTTTACAAACTGACCCGGTCTCAGCTTCTGAGCTTGGTGCTATAAAGTGTCAAGTGTGCTTCCTACCCGGCCATGGCATCCATTTTGGTGCATACACCTGTAGAGCATGCGCTGCATTTTTCAGGATTGTGAGCATTTCTAAGAGcaa GTGTCACTTTTCACCACGACCAACCCACAAATGTCGAAATAATAGTAATTGCAAACCGAAAATAGATGGACGCTGGTTTTGCAAAACGTGCCGGCTAACTAGATGTTTGAGCATTGGAATGTCCCCCGAGA ATATTCAATATGATCGGGACAAGTTCGAATCTATacttaaaagttcaaaaaataatcgtCATCTTCAGATTCCGAAC ACAGTGGAATCGCAACTTTGTATTAGTCCTCTTGTTTCGTTTTCCAATAGAcgcgaaaaaagttcaaaatgcaTCGATATTTCTCAAATTGTCAAGAAAGCTGTAGCTAAACTACTGAACCCTGcaatgatcagaaatattGACTCGACAAGTAACTTGGAGCAACTGACATCGGGGTTTAAAAATCTCCAATCAGGTCAAAAAGAGAACATACCTAAAATTGATCACATCACCTTGGCACATCAAACACAACATTTTAATAGCAGCATGTGTAGCGCTGCAGTATGGTTGGGTTACTCAGATAGGTTTAAAACTTATAGTGAcatgcaaaaaatcaaagttctCCAAGCAATATGGTGTATTTGGGGACGTCTTGAAGGCATAGTGATGACAGCAAAAATGAGGATTATAGGAAAATGTGAGAAAGAG caattttttttgacatctGATACACTTATTGTCTACGATAATTTCTCATCTGATCTAGATTATTGTTCTACATACCCATTCGAAGAAATGAAATA ctttttcattCCCCGTGAAATGTTCCACGAGGATGTTATATCCGAGTTGGTAAAGGTACAGCCAGATGATGTTGAGACCACTTATTTGATGTCTGTTGTATGCCTTCAGTTAACag gcAAACGATATGGCGGCTTAATTCAAGAAGAAATGGAACAATTTCAAGACATTTTGTCAAACGACCTACATGAATATTACATCAATAACAAGATGCCAAAATACCTATTGCGAATCAAACAGCTGATGCGAGTGAAGgaaatgtttttgagaaatttgaacattCGAATGGAAAAGTACAAGATTGCAGGGGTCTTCAATGTTTTCAACCGTCCAATTTCTAACTTAGAGTTTTTCACCGTTCCTAtctaa